The Caldicellulosiruptor acetigenus DNA window TAATCTGGAGAATTCAGAGAAAGTAGAAATAGGCGAAAAAGTTACCAGCAATTTTAATAGTATAGGTTCAAATGACAATAATTTTAACAAAGTTTTTTCAACCTTGCTGAGCAAAGGGGATAGCCCAAGTGTAAATGACAAAAAAGGTGAAGCTAAAACAGAGATTTTAGATTTGAGACAACATGCTTTTTCGCTTCAGAACAAGGTAGAGGATATAGAGAATACTATGTCTTTCCAAGATGACAAAAGAGTAAAAGAACTCAGAATGTTTATAATTAGCCAACTTGCAGAGAAAGTCTCTATGATTCATAAACAGAATTTAACAACATTACAGGTTAGTATAAAACCAGAATGGCTTGGAAGTGTTGTGATTGAACTGAGCAAAGATAGCAGTGGGAAGATTTTTGGAAATCTCATTGTAACATCGCCGCAGGTGAAAGAAATCATAGAAGGGTCTTTGGGTAGTCTTCTTACCATACTCAAAGACCAGGGCATAAACATATCACAGCTAAATGTGAGCTTAGGAGGAAATTCTACTGGTCAGCAGTATCAAGAACAGCAGAGGTTTTCACAAAGAAGAAATATGGTTGTTCAAGGTAATGAGGATAGTAGTAGAAGCATAGAGAGTTTGATTTATGAAATGAGCGAGGGCATTCTTAATTTAAGAGCTTGAGGTGAAAAAAGATGGCAGACATGATGGTAAGTAGTAGCACAAACGTATCAAGTTCTACCCAAGGTTTAGCTACTTCATCTACCAAAAATGTGCTTGGCAAACAGGAGTTTTTAAATCTTTTGGTTACACAGCTAAGGTACCAGGACCCGTTAAAACCAATGGAAGACAAAGAGTTTGTTGCTCAGCTTGCCCAGTTTTCTGCGCTTGAACAGATGCAAAACTTAAATGAGTCGTTTGAACTTTTAAAAGCCCAGAGCATGATAGGAAGATATGTTGTGGCAACGAATCCACAGGATTCTTCAAAACAGATTGAAGGAAGAGTTGAAAGTGTTAAAGTAGATGGCAGCAAAGTATATCTAAAGGTGAACAATACAGAAATATCTTCTGAGAATGTGAAAGAGATTTATTACGCATACTCTGAAGAGGTTTTATCAGATATTCTCAGCAAAGTACCATCAAAAGAAGAACTGCTTGAAATATTAAGCTCCTTACAAAAAGGAGAATGAGGAATATGGCAATTGATAATGTTAGAAGAATCATTACTGGTGGTCAAAGTGGTTATATATCAAATGTAACTAAGCAAGCTACAGAAAATTTTGCAAGTATTCTTTCTCAAACTCTTAAAATTTCAAAACACGCAAACGAAAGGCTGAAACTTCAGAATATAGATTTAGATGAAGCTACTTTGGACAAACTTGAACAGGCTGTGAAGAAAGCAGAACAAAAAGGTCTTAAGAACGATGTACTTGTTTTAAATGGAAATAAGGCGTATATAGTAAATATTAAAAACAAGGTTGTTGTGACTGTAAAAGATGTGTCAGGCTTGAAAGATAACATATTCACAAACATTGATGGTGTGCTGATGATTTAAACTAATTGGGGGATGGACCCGCAAGATGGGAGGTCCCCCGAAGAAGGACCTTTCTGACTGACAGAGGAAAGGTCCAAAAAAGAGAGAGATACCATGTCAACGAAAAAGGGGGATTTTGTCAAAGATGATGAGGTCAATGTTTTCATCTATCTCTGCGCTTCGCGCTCACCAGACCAGGATGGATGTGATTGGTGATAACATCGCCAATGTAAATACAGTGGGGTTCAAGTCAAGCAGGGTGACATTTGCATCTGTTTTTGCCTCTGTGTTAAAATCAGCATCAGCTCCTGATACAGCCTCTGGAAGAGGCGGATCAAATCCTATGCAGATAGGACTTGGTGTGTCTGTTGCCTCTGTTGATATGAACATGACAAGAGGAAGTCTTCAGCGAACCGATAATCCCACAGACCTTGCAATTGAAGGCGACGGATTTTTTGTGGTGGGTGGGGATGGAAAAGCTCCGCGCTTCACAAGGGCAGGAAATTTCAGCTTAGACAAAATGGGAAATTTAGTGACAGCAACAGGCTTAAATGTGCTGGGGTGGATGTATGACCCTGTAAACAATCAGATTGACACCACAAAATCACCTTCAAAGATAAACATACTTGCATTTCCCACTCTGCCTCCCAAGGCAACAGATAAGATTAGTTTTGATGGTAATTTGAGCGCTGATACAAAGATATATTCAGGACAGATAACAAATTACGAGGACTTATTAAATGTACCCGCTGACAGCAAGTATTCAACAAGTTTTAAAATTTATGATTCGCAAGGAAAAGAACACACATTGCAGCTTACGTTTGTAAAAACAGGCGATAACACATGGGAATGGTTTGTGGATGCTCCGAGGGTAAAGAAAAATCTTGGTACTGCTCAAAATCCGGACGAGAAATATGTGTATGTTGATGAAATGCTGGATGCTAACAATGCTTATGACAACTTCATCGCAAGAGGAACAATTACTTTTGGGCAAGCTGGTAAAGTTTTTGATAATGAAGATACAGCTAATGTGGTTGAAGGTATTACTATTACAGGGGGAAGATTTATAAATAGTGGGGATGGAACTTTCACAATAAAATTTAAGAACGATGTTGTAAATCCTATCACATTAAAAGTTAACAGTGCTGAGTTTGATGTAAATGACAATACAAATATTGCATTTTTCCTCAAAAATATAACACAGTTTGGTAATATGGAAAGCTCGATAAGAGTTGCGCAAATGACAGGATATGCCGCAGGGAGTCTTCAGGGATTTAACGTTGATGCATCAGGCAAGATTACAGGTGTTTACTCAAATGGTTTGAACCAGCTGATAGGACAGATTGCAATTGCTACATTTGCAAACCCTGCAGGACTTCAGCGAATTGGAGATAACCTTTATATAAACACCGTAAACTCAGGTGACCCAGAGATTGGAACACCTGGTTCTGGTTCGAGAGGTACAATATCTCAGGGAACGCTTGAGATGTCAAATGTTGATTTGGCAAAAGAGTTTACAGACATGATAGTTACCCAAAGAGGGTATCAGGCAAACGCAAGAGTGATAACAGCATCAGATGAGCTTTTGCAGGATTTGGTAAATATTAAGAGGTAAAAGTGTAGGTAAATAGTCGGGGGAGGGAGAAAAAGGTGTGCTGTGTGAGTCTTTTTCTCCTTCCCTTGAAAAAGAACTGATAATCCTTTTTCATTTCAATATCTTCAAGAGGTTGATTGTATATGATAAAATTGAGAAGGATAAACAACAAAGAGTTTGTGGTAAATGCAGATTTCATAGAGTTTGTGGAATCCACACCAGACACTGTTATAACCCTCACAAACGGTGTAAAACTTGTTGTGAAAGAGTCTGTGGATGAGGTTATTGAAAAGGTCATTGAATATAAAAAGAGGATTTTTGAGGGTATTATATTTAATATACAACCTTTACAAAAGGAGCATGAACAATGAAAGGCGAAAAGTTAAATTCAATCATTCTCATTTTACTTGTTTTGCTTCTTCTAATGATGGTGGGGATGGGAATAGGGTTTTTGACAGTTGTAAAAAATCTATCACCTACTTCATCAGCTGCAAAAACTACTTCAGTAGAGAAAAAACCAGAAAAGCTTTATACATACGACGTAAATGATGGTAAAGCTCTTATGAGCAACCTGCAGGATACTCAAACAAATGCAGGAAGAATTATCAGAGTGACAGTTCAGCTTGAGGTAACAGACAAAAAGCTTCCTGAGACCATGAAAGAGAAAAATATAGTTATTGCTGATATAATCGACAGTGTTTTGAGAAGCAAGACAGCAGATGAGCTTTTAAAGCCCGAGGGGAAAGAAAAGGTCAGAAAAGAGATTAAAGATAGGTTAAATGAGATATTTGAGAATAAAGTGTACAACGTCAATTTCGGTGAGTTTATCATCCAGTAAAAAAAGGTGGTGAAAGTAAGAATATGGGCGATATACTGTCGCAGAGTGAAATAGATGAGCTTTTGCGTTCACTTACATCTGGCGAGCTTTCAATAGAGGAGATTCAAAAGCCAAAACAAGAAAAGAACATAAGGGTATATGATTTTAAAAGGCCGAGTAAGTTTGCAAAAGACCATTTGAGAACCCTTCAGATGATATTTGAAAATTATGCCCGGATTGTCACCACCTTTTTATCTGGGTATTTGAGAACAGTTGTGCAGATGGACGTTTTATCTGTTGAACAGCTAACATATTATGAATTTAGCAATTCTCTTTCAAACCCGGTTGTAATGGGCGTTGTAAATTTTTCACCGCTCAAAGGAAGTATTGTGTTTGAGATGGCACCTGAGCTTGCGTTTGCCATGATTGATAGAGTCCTTGGAGGATTTGGCAAAGGAATAGACAAGGTGAGGACTTTTACTGAAATTGAGCTTGCACTGATAGAAAGGCTGCTTCAACAGCTTATTAACTATTTCCAGGAGGCATGGGAGAATATTATCCAGCTTCGGCCACGGCTTGAAAAGATAGAGACAAACCCTCAGTTTACCCAGATTGTATCGCCTAATGAGACAGTTGCGCTTGTGACCATTGCCATGAAGGTTGGCGAGGCAGAAGGTATGGCAAATATTTGCCTTCCGCATATGGTGATAGAGCCTATAATGCCGAGGCTATCAACAAAGTTCTGGTTTTCAACTTCTGCAAAGGAAACATCAGAGGAGACAAAAGAGTATTTGCAGAAAAAAATTGAGAGAACAAGGGTTACAGTGAAAGCAGTACTTGGTAGAACACAAGTTACGGTTCGGGAATTTTTAGAGCTTCAGGTGGGTGATGTGCTGAGGCTTGACAGGAGAAAGAATCAGGAGATAGAAGTTTTTGTCGGGAACAAGTTAAAGTTTTATGGTGTTCCAGGACGAAAAGAAGGCAGGATTGCAGTAAAGATTACACGAGTAGAAGAGGGGGAGGATTTTAGATGAGCGATTTGCTCTCTCAGGACGAAATAGACGCTCTTTTGCGGGGGATGAGCGAGACATCATCATCACCTACAATATCTGACCAGGACAAAGATGTTTTGGGTGAAATCGGAAACATATCAATGGGCACGGCAGCCACCACCTTGAGCATTTTACTGAACCAGAAAGTAAACATCACAACGCCAATTGTGAGCATTTTGAAATGGGAAGAGCTTCCCAAAGAGTTTCCCGTACCATATGTTGCAATTAAAGTGGTGTACAAAGAAGGGCTTGACGGTGTTAATCTTCTCATACTCAAGAAAGAGGATGTTGAAATCATTGCAGACCTTATGATGGGCGGTACAGGTCAGATTGAGTTTACCGAAGAGCTGACAGAACTTCAGCTTTCGGCAATACAGGAAGCAATGAACCAGATGGTGGGTTCTGCTTCCACGTCGCTTTCTTCCATGTTAAATCTAAAGATTGACATAAATCCGCCTGAAGCCTTTGTGATTGACTTTGCCCAGAATGCTGAAGAGATGATTCCTGAGCTCAGAAGAGCCGATGAAATTGTCAAGGTAGCTTTCCGAATGACCATAGGAGATTTAATAGATAGCCAGATTATGCAGCTGATACCTGTTGACTTTGCAAAACAGCTTGTGGATGCCATGCTCAAAAACACACTTGGTACACCTGCGCAGATAGAAGCATCAGCACAAAAACAGCAAGGAGCTTCAAAAGAAGAGGTGCCAAAACAGTCTTCTTCTCAGTCAACTAAAACCCAGAAGGCAGCACCCCAGCCTTCTTATACACCGCCTAAGAAGGAGCAACCACAACAGGTCTACAATGTTTCACCTGTTCAGTTTGAAAGTTTTGATGAAGAAGAAGAGAGAAGGTATCCTGAGAACATTGAGCTCATTTTAGATGTGCCGCTTGAAATTACTGTTGAGCTTGGAAGGACACAGAAGCTTGTAAAAGAAATTTTGGAATTTTCAACAGGGTCAATTATCGAGCTTGAAAAGCTTGCAGGTGAACCTGTTGACATTCTTGTAAACGGCAAGGTTATAGCAAAAGGCGAGGTTGTGGTCATTGACGAGAATTTTGGTGTGAGGATAACTGATATTGTCAACCCATCAAATAGATTATAAAATATATATAAGTTATTTTTTCGTTAGCAAAAACAAGTTTTTAAATTCAATTAAAAAAGAACTACATTGAAAAGGAGAGAGATTGATGGCAAAAAGGATTCTGATAGTTGATGATGCAGCTTTTATGAGAATGATGTTAAAAGATATTATCACAAAAAACGGGTACGAAGTTGCGGGTGAGGCAGAAAACGGGGCTAAGGCTGTGGAGATGTACAAAGAACTAAAACCTGACCTTGTCATGATGGATATTACAATGCCTGAGATGGATGGAATTCAAGCAGTAAGAGAAATAAAAAAGATAGACCCACAGGCAAAGATAATCATGTGTTCTGCTATGGGTCAACAGGCAATGGTTATAGAATCTATTCAGGCAGGTGCACGCGATTTTATAGTAAAACCGTTCCAAGCAGAAAGAATTGTTGAAGCAATCAAAAAGGTGCTGGGATAAAAATAGATTTTTGAGGAGAAAAAGATTTAAAAATGGAACTTGGATTTAGGATAGTTTTAGCGCTTGTAGCCATATGCTTTCTCATATACATTACCTATTATGTACTTAGGATTGTGAACAAAAAGATGTTTGGCAGGAAAGGGGAGTTTTTGAAGGTAATTGACCTGCTTCCCCTTTCTCAAGATAGTATGCTTGTGCTTGTTGAGGTTGGAGGAAAAATCCTTCTGCTTGGAAAGACACAAAAGAGCATAACATTTTTGAAAGAGTTTACCAAAGACCAGCTGTTCAATTTTGAAGAGCAAGAACATAGCTTCAAAAAGATAATTGATAACCAAATAAACTCTTCTTTTGACCTGAAAGATAAAGTATTAAACCTTTACAACCTAATTAAAGACAGTGAAGGTAAAGAGGATGATGAAAAAAAATAAGTCTCTTTATATTATATCGACACTATTTTTAATTTTAATAACTACATGTGCAAAAAAAGAAATAGCCTTTGCATCGGCAAGCATTAATATAAATCTTGGCAGTCCGCAAAATCCAAAGGATGTGTCGTCTGCCCTGCAACTTATTATATTTCTCACCATCCTGACGTTAGCACCATCTATCCTGATAATGATGACATCATTTACAAGGATACTTATTGTCCTTGGATTTGTTCGAAATGCGCTCGGTACCCAGCAGATGCCGCCAAACCAGATTTTGATTGGGCTTGCACTCTTTTTGACCTTTTTTGTAATGGCGCCTGTGACTGACAAGATTTATACCCAGGCTTATCAGCCATACATAAATGGGAGAATAACATCCCAGGAAGCTCTCAAAAGAGCAGAAGAGCCTTTAAAAGAGTTTATGTTGAAAAATACTCGCAAAAAAGACCTTGACCTTTTTGTAAAGCTTAGCAATGTAAATCCAAACACGAATGTAAAAGACCTTCCACTAAGAGTTGTTGTTCCTGCTTTTATAATAAGCGAGCTCAGAAGCGCTTTTGAGATGGGGTTTTTAATATATGTGCCATTTTTAATAATTGACATGGTTGTTGCAAGTATTCTGATGTCAATGGGAATGCTGATGATTCCGCCTGTTATGATATCACTACCTTTCAAAATTTTGCTGTTTATTTTGGTTGATGGTTGGAATTTAGTTGTAGAGTCGCTTGTGAGAAGTTTTAAATAAAAGAAAAGTGAGAAGATGTAAAGATGGATACAGCGTTGGTGCTTGAGATTGCAAGACAGGCAATCTTGACAGCATTTTATGTTGCAGGGCCCATTTTGCTTGTGTCAATGGTGGTGGGAATAGTTATATCAATTTTGCAGGCAACTACTCAGATAAACGAGCAGACTCTCACTTTTGTGCCAAAACTGATTGCAATTGCACTTTCGCTTTTGATTTTCGGGCAGTGGATGCTCACAAAGGTGATAGAATTTACGAGGTATTTGTGGACCAATATCAACCAGTTTGTAAAGTAAATTTTTGAGGAAGAACTCTTATGACAGATATCATCAATACATTTTTAAACAGCTCATACATATTTTTTCTTGTGCTTGCAAGAATGAGCGGTCTTTTTATAGCCTCACCAATATTCGGTAGAAGAAACATTCCTGCATATTTTAAAATTGGTTTTGCCTTTTTTTTGAGCTTGCTTGTTGTCACAACTTACAGATTTTCTTATAGTGTAACTGCCAATTTGCTGGAGTATATCTTTGTAGTGATTAAAGAGTTCATTGTTGGGCTTTTGATAGGGTATATATCATACATGATATTTTCTGCTATACTTTTGGCGGGTCAAATTATTGACAATGCAATAGGTTTTGGTATGGCAAACGTCATTGACCCTATGAGCGAGATTCAGGTACCTCTTTTAGGAAACTTTTTGTACCTTTACATGCTTGTTGTGTTTTTTGGAACAGATGCTCATCACCTTCTTATAAGAGCTGTGGTTTATAGCTACAAGCTTGTACCGATTGGATATGAGAGTGTAAAAAGAGAAGCGGCTTTGAGTTTTTTGAAGTTTTTTTCAGAACTTTTTTTGATAGGGGTTGAGATAAGCCTGCCAATTTTGATGAGCATGCTTATTGTAGACATAATTTTAGCTGTGCTTTCAAGAGCTGTGCCACAGATGAATGTGTTCATGGTAGGGCTTCCTATAAAGATTGCAATTGGTTTTTTGGTGCTTGTTATCATTCTTCCTTTCATGAACAAGATGATATTTGTACTGATTGACAAGATAGCTGTGTACACTTTTGAATTCTTGAGAGGGGGCGTCAAGTGAAGTTAAAATTTGATATTCAGCTGTTTTCAGAAGCAAGTACCAAAACCGAAAAAGCAACCCTCCGCAAACGCCAGGAAGCAAGAAAACGTGGTATGGTAGCAAAAAGCAGAGAGGTTACCTCTGCTTTTGCTTTATTGATAAGTGTTCTTTTTTTAAAGTTTGCTTATTCTTCAATTGTTGAACCGTTGCAGCAAGGAAGCAAATATTTTTTTAGCAATTTGAATTATAATTTAGAAGATGTGCGCGATGCAAGCAGGCTTTTGAGTTTTATAATTACAACCTCTTTAAAAGTGATTCTTCCTTTCTGCCTTACAATTATGCTTGTTGCAGCAATTGTAGAGTGGGCACAGAGCAGTTTTCTTATTACAGGACAGTCGCTTAAAATGAGTTTTCAAAAGATTAATCCTGTTGAAGGGTTTAAAAGAATATTTTCGATTAATTCTGTTGTTGAACTTATAAAGTCCATACTGAAAGTGCTGATAATCGGATATACAGGATACAGCTACACACAGAGCTTTGCAAAAAAGCTTTTAGAAATGTACGAGATGAATGTACTTACAATTGTCAAGTTTTCCTTTGATTCTGCTATTAATATGATTTTATGGATGTCAGTGATGTTTTTTGGAATAGCTGTGATAGATTTTATCTTTCAGCGCCAGCAGTATGAAAAAAAGCTTATGATGACAAAGGAAGAGGTAAAGGAAGAGTTCAAACAGACAGAAGGAAATCCACAGATAAAGTCCAAGATAAGGGAAAGACAGAGAAGGATTTCTCTTCAAAGGATGTTCCAGCAGCTTCCCAAGGCAGATGTTGTCATAACCAACCCGACACACTATGCAGTGGCTCTTTTGTATGAACCAGAAAAGTTTGACGCGCCAAGGGTGATTGCAAAGGGTAAAGATTACATAGCACTAAAGATAAAACAGGAGGCAATTAAGCACAGGATTGAAATTGTTGAAAATAGAGAGCTTGCAAGAGCTCTTTACAATATGTGTGAGATTGGCGATTTCATTCCGCCAGAGCTTTACCAGGCAGTTGCAGAGGTTTTAGCATACGTGTACAGCCTTAAAAATTACCAGAAGGTGAATATAAGATGAACTTGAAAGGTGCGACTTTTTCTGTATTTGCAATAGTAATAGTGTTATCGATGATACTTCCCATACCACCGAGCTTGCTTGACGTTTTGATTGCTATCAACCTTTCACTTGCACTTGTTATATTCTTAAACAGCATAAACATAAAAGAAGCTTTGGATTTTTCGGTATTTCCATCACTTCTTCTGTTTACAACATTGCTCAGGCTTGCTTTGAATATCTCAACAACAAGACAGATATTAACAGGTCAAGGTGAAAATGTTAGGATAGTCTATACTTTTGGAAATTTTGTTATAGGTAGCAACATCGTTGTTGGTGTGATAATATTCTTTATCATAATCATTATCCAGTTTATAGTAATAACCAGAGGTGCTGAGAGGGTATCAGAGGTTGCTGCAAGATTTACACTTGATGCAATGCCGGGCAAGCAAATGGCGGTGGATGCCGACCTCAATGCAGGAATAATAACAGAAGAGGAGGCAAGAGAGAGAAGAAAAAAGATTCAAAAAGAAGCAGACTTTTATGGTGCAATGGACGGTGCGAGCAAGTTTGTCAAGGGCGATGCTATTGCGGCCATATTGATTACCTTTATCAACGCGCTTGGTGGACTTATAATAGGTGTTGCCATGAGAGGCGAAGATGTCACGGAAGCAATCCAAAAATATCTCCTTTTATCTGTAGGGGATGGTATTGCAGCTCAGATACCTGCGCTTCTTATTTCAACTGCCACGGGAATTGTTGTGACAAAAGCAGCAGATGAAAGTAAGCTTTCAGAAAGTCTCATAAAACAGTTGTTTGAGTTTCACCCGAAAGTACTCTACACGGTCGGGGGTATTCTGGCAGCACTTGCTCTAATTCCCACAATGCCAAAGCTTTCATTGTTTTTCTTATCTGGGGCTATGTTTGCCATGGGGTTTAGAATGGATAGCAGTCTCAAAAAGATAGAGAGTATTGAAGAAAAACAGGTTGAACAAAAAGAGGTTGAAGAGCTAAAGAAGCCTGAAAATGTTGTAAATCTCCTATATGTTGACCCTATTGAGGTTGAGTTTGGATATGGGATAATTCCTCTTGCTGACAAAGACCAGGGCGGAGACCTTTTAGAAAGGGTTGTGATGATAAGAAGACAGCTTGCGCTTGAACTTGGGATTATTGTTCCTACAATCAGGCTCAGGGACAACATGGCACTCAGGCCTTACGAGTACAGGATAAACATAAAAGGTGTTGAGGTTGCAAGAGCAGAGCTTATGAGCGACAGTCTTCTTGCAATAAATCCTGGTTTTGTCACAGAGCAGATAGAAGGTATACCAACAAAAGAGCCTGCGTTCGGGCTTGACGCGCTTTGGATTTCATCTTCAATGAAAGAAAGGGCTGAGATGGCAGGATACACTGTGGTTGACCTTCCATCTGTCATAGCAACTCACCTCACAGAGATAATAAGACGGCATGCTCATGAGCTTTTGACACGGCAGGATGTACAGAAGCTGATTGATAATGTCAAGGAGACAAATCCTGTGCTTGTAGATGAGCTCATTCCAAAACTTATGACAGTAGGAGAAGTTCAAAAGGTTTTAGCAAACCTTTTAAAAGAGCGGATTTCAATAAGGGATATGGTTACCATATTAGAGACGCTTGCTGACTGGGCACCTACTACAAAAGATACTGATGTTTTGACAGAATATGTACGCCAGGCAATGGCAAGGTACATCACCAAAAAGTATGTGTCTGGCAATGTGCTTGAAGCGGTTACTCTTTCTCCTGAGGTTGAAGAGATGATAATGAATTCTATTCAAAAAACTGAACAGGGAAGTTTTTTAAATCTTCCGCCTGATTATGTTCAAAAACTTATAAACAATCTCAGCAATATTTTAGAAAAATTACTAAGTACATCAGCTCAGCCAATAGTCATTTGTTCGCCGATAGTTAGGATATATTTTAGAAGGCTCATTGAAAACATCTTTCCTGACGTTGTGGTACTTTCGTACAATGAGATACTGCCGAATGTGCAGATTAAAACAGTTGGGATGGTGGAAGTTTAAAGATGAGAATTAAGAGGTATTTGGCACATGATATGCAGGAGGCGTTAATAAGAATAAAAGCAGATTTGGGCAAGGATGCGGTAATACTTTCGACCAAAAAGGTAAGGCAAAAAGGTTTGTTAGGATTTTTCAAAAAGCCTCTGATAGAAGTTACAGCCGCATGCGAGGATGAGAAGATAGTCAAAAAAGAGGAAGAGGCTATAAGACAAGAAAGTTTGGCTTTGAGTCTTCAGATGACCCAGATAAAAGAACTTGAAAAAAAGATTGACTCTCTTGAAAAAACTTTGAAAGAGGTTATAAAGAAAGAGCAAGAAGAAGGTATTAGCCAGACAAAAGAGCTGAGCAAGAAAAATTTTCTTGATGTTATGAGAGAGATTTTAATAAAAAACGGTGTGGAAAATGAAATTGTAGATATGTTACTTTCAAATGTCAGTGGAGAGGCTTCGATTAATGGTGTTGTAAACTTTATGTACAAGGAAATAAAGAATATGTTAGGGGCAGCAGCGCCGCTTTCGTTTAATTCAAAGCTTCCAAAGATTGTGTTTTTTGTAGGTCCAACAGGTGTTGGAAAGACAACCACAATTGCCAAGATTGCTGCTAAGCTCATGTTTGAAGATGGGAAAAAGGTAGGATTTATCACAGCAGATACATACAGAATTGCTGCGGTTGAGCAGCTTAAAACCTATGCCGAGATTATGAATATCAAGACAAAGGTGTGGTATGAGGTTGACGAGTATGATAGAATAATTGAAAGTTTTGCTGACTCAGATGTTGTTCTTGTTGACACTGCGGGTAGGAGTCACAAGAACCAGGAACACATGGACGAACTCAAAGCGTTTGTAGCCAAGGCAAATCCAGATGAGGTGTTTTTGCTTCTTAGTGCCACAACCCAACCGTCGGTGTTTAAAGAGGTGGTTAATACCTATTCGTTTTTAGAGGATTACAAGGTTATCATCACCAAAGTAGATGAAGTATCAACTTATGGGAATATATTAAATATACGCTACTTTACACAAAAGCCAATTGCGTATATAACAACTGGTCAGAATGTACCTGATGATATTGAACAGTTTAACCCTGAACAATTTGCAAAACTCATCATAGGGAGTAAGGTTTTATGAGAGACCAGGCACAGGGGTTAAGAAATCTTGTGAGAAAAGCTGGCATTGAGGCAAATATTCCTGTCTATCAAGGTGCGCCATCAAAAGTTGTGACAATTACAAGTGGTAAAGGCGGTGTTGGCAAGACAAATCTTACTGTAAACTTGGCAATTGCTTTAAAAAAGATAGGTAAAAGAGTGCTCATAATTGACGCTGATTTAGGACTTTCAAATGTAGAGGTGCTACTTGGAACATCGCCAAAATATAATGTAAAAGATGTCTTGGAAGGCAAGAAAGACATATTTTCAATTGTTGAAGAAGGGCCGCTGGGTATCAAATTTATATCAGGTGGGTCTGGGATAGTTGACCTTGCAAATTTGGATGAGGAAAGACTTTTGAGGTTAATTGAATGTGCCCAGCTGATAAATAGATCTTTTGATATTGTTCTTATTGACACAGGGGCTGGGATTTCAAGAAATGTTATGGAGTTTGTTATGATGTCAGATGAGGTGATTGTAATTACAACTCCAGAG harbors:
- a CDS encoding flagellar hook capping FlgD N-terminal domain-containing protein; this encodes MADMMVSSSTNVSSSTQGLATSSTKNVLGKQEFLNLLVTQLRYQDPLKPMEDKEFVAQLAQFSALEQMQNLNESFELLKAQSMIGRYVVATNPQDSSKQIEGRVESVKVDGSKVYLKVNNTEISSENVKEIYYAYSEEVLSDILSKVPSKEELLEILSSLQKGE
- a CDS encoding TIGR02530 family flagellar biosynthesis protein translates to MAIDNVRRIITGGQSGYISNVTKQATENFASILSQTLKISKHANERLKLQNIDLDEATLDKLEQAVKKAEQKGLKNDVLVLNGNKAYIVNIKNKVVVTVKDVSGLKDNIFTNIDGVLMI
- a CDS encoding flagellar hook protein FlgE, with translation MMRSMFSSISALRAHQTRMDVIGDNIANVNTVGFKSSRVTFASVFASVLKSASAPDTASGRGGSNPMQIGLGVSVASVDMNMTRGSLQRTDNPTDLAIEGDGFFVVGGDGKAPRFTRAGNFSLDKMGNLVTATGLNVLGWMYDPVNNQIDTTKSPSKINILAFPTLPPKATDKISFDGNLSADTKIYSGQITNYEDLLNVPADSKYSTSFKIYDSQGKEHTLQLTFVKTGDNTWEWFVDAPRVKKNLGTAQNPDEKYVYVDEMLDANNAYDNFIARGTITFGQAGKVFDNEDTANVVEGITITGGRFINSGDGTFTIKFKNDVVNPITLKVNSAEFDVNDNTNIAFFLKNITQFGNMESSIRVAQMTGYAAGSLQGFNVDASGKITGVYSNGLNQLIGQIAIATFANPAGLQRIGDNLYINTVNSGDPEIGTPGSGSRGTISQGTLEMSNVDLAKEFTDMIVTQRGYQANARVITASDELLQDLVNIKR
- a CDS encoding flagellar FlbD family protein, encoding MIKLRRINNKEFVVNADFIEFVESTPDTVITLTNGVKLVVKESVDEVIEKVIEYKKRIFEGIIFNIQPLQKEHEQ
- a CDS encoding flagellar basal body-associated FliL family protein, which produces MKGEKLNSIILILLVLLLLMMVGMGIGFLTVVKNLSPTSSAAKTTSVEKKPEKLYTYDVNDGKALMSNLQDTQTNAGRIIRVTVQLEVTDKKLPETMKEKNIVIADIIDSVLRSKTADELLKPEGKEKVRKEIKDRLNEIFENKVYNVNFGEFIIQ
- the fliM gene encoding flagellar motor switch protein FliM, giving the protein MGDILSQSEIDELLRSLTSGELSIEEIQKPKQEKNIRVYDFKRPSKFAKDHLRTLQMIFENYARIVTTFLSGYLRTVVQMDVLSVEQLTYYEFSNSLSNPVVMGVVNFSPLKGSIVFEMAPELAFAMIDRVLGGFGKGIDKVRTFTEIELALIERLLQQLINYFQEAWENIIQLRPRLEKIETNPQFTQIVSPNETVALVTIAMKVGEAEGMANICLPHMVIEPIMPRLSTKFWFSTSAKETSEETKEYLQKKIERTRVTVKAVLGRTQVTVREFLELQVGDVLRLDRRKNQEIEVFVGNKLKFYGVPGRKEGRIAVKITRVEEGEDFR
- the fliY gene encoding flagellar motor switch phosphatase FliY — encoded protein: MSDLLSQDEIDALLRGMSETSSSPTISDQDKDVLGEIGNISMGTAATTLSILLNQKVNITTPIVSILKWEELPKEFPVPYVAIKVVYKEGLDGVNLLILKKEDVEIIADLMMGGTGQIEFTEELTELQLSAIQEAMNQMVGSASTSLSSMLNLKIDINPPEAFVIDFAQNAEEMIPELRRADEIVKVAFRMTIGDLIDSQIMQLIPVDFAKQLVDAMLKNTLGTPAQIEASAQKQQGASKEEVPKQSSSQSTKTQKAAPQPSYTPPKKEQPQQVYNVSPVQFESFDEEEERRYPENIELILDVPLEITVELGRTQKLVKEILEFSTGSIIELEKLAGEPVDILVNGKVIAKGEVVVIDENFGVRITDIVNPSNRL
- a CDS encoding response regulator — encoded protein: MAKRILIVDDAAFMRMMLKDIITKNGYEVAGEAENGAKAVEMYKELKPDLVMMDITMPEMDGIQAVREIKKIDPQAKIIMCSAMGQQAMVIESIQAGARDFIVKPFQAERIVEAIKKVLG
- a CDS encoding FliO/MopB family protein: MELGFRIVLALVAICFLIYITYYVLRIVNKKMFGRKGEFLKVIDLLPLSQDSMLVLVEVGGKILLLGKTQKSITFLKEFTKDQLFNFEEQEHSFKKIIDNQINSSFDLKDKVLNLYNLIKDSEGKEDDEKK